A region of Anopheles merus strain MAF chromosome 2R, AmerM5.1, whole genome shotgun sequence DNA encodes the following proteins:
- the LOC121588498 gene encoding 26S proteasome complex subunit SEM1-like: MSDKENKDKPKLDLGLLEEDDEFEEFPAEDWAGNKEDEEELSVWEDNWDDDNVEDDFNQQLRAQLEKHK; encoded by the exons ATGTCGGACAAGGAGAACAAGGATAAACCTAAGCTTGATCTCGGTCTTCTGGAAGAAGACGATGAGTTCGAAGAGTTTCCTGCCGAAG ACTGGGCCGGTAACAAGGAGGACGAGGAAGAACTAAGCGTATGGGAGGACAACTGGGACGACGATAATGTTGAGGACGATTTCAACCAGCAACTACGAGCCCAACTCGAAAAGCATAAGTGA
- the LOC121588497 gene encoding snRNA-activating protein complex subunit 3-like, with protein sequence MENIYCPRTEKVISVWDALAEFQNELHPDRLDRIVESDHDIMEAMGLEGNIAEFDKLLESVDVGQLSSSKDVPVRTFLPHKVCSRPKPAETPAKAAHFNCVQRVTARKSVKDQRNIDVKLRYNRHKYMERKQDLETRKDLTPFREMVLVVRFYEPFKYKAGRRLGHPKFSQEYYVLSSQYLTELKDKIFCHCDAGPFYEISGDRTAEPIEKPPKSGFFFVHDTFYNDFRDDANHDYSGVIRKWADRQSLIGELKTARMEDTRFGDLKFRLGYPQMYQHQGNCEHLFVISDCRLLATTDILTRSRYPWLNSYGFSRDVPCNICGHCQAQYIVQNSTRHIFDPAYICENCLETYHYTEDGEKIGDFELHRYTLTMVRTEEEADSEEASTSQ encoded by the exons ATGGAAAATATATATTGTCCAAGAACGGAGAAAGTGATATCCGTATGGGATGCGTTGGCTGAATTTCAGAACGAACTGCATCCTGATCGTCTTGACAGGATAGTTGAGTCCGATCACGATATAATGGAAGCGATGGGTCTGGAGGGCAATATTGCAGAGTTCGATAAGCTGCTGGAATCGGTCGACGTGGGCCAACTGTCCAGCTCGAAAGATGTTCCCGTGAGAACGTTTCTCCCGCACAAGGTATGCTCGAGGCCGAAACCTGCGGAAACGCCGGCTAAAGCCGCCCACTTCAATTGTGTGCAAAGGGTAACCGCTCGCAAAAGTGTGAAGGATCAGCGCAATATAGACGTGAAGCTGCGATACAACCGGCACAAATACATGGAGCGAAAGCAGGACTTGGAAACGCGCAAGGATTTGACACCGTTCCGCGAAATGGTGCTGGTTGTACGGTTCTACGAGCCCTTCAAATACAAAGCAGGACGACGATTGGGCCACCCAAAGTTTAGTCAAGAGTATTACGTGCTTAGTTCACAGTACTTAACAGAACTGAAGGACAAAATTTTCTGCCACTGCGATGCGGGGCCGTTCTATGAGATAAGCGGGGATAGAACAGCGGAACCGATCGAGAAGCCACCGAAGTCGGGATTCTTTTTCGTTCACGACACGTTCTACAATGATTTCCGGGATGATGCAAATCATGACTACTCGGGGGTGATTCGGAAGTGGGCCGATCGTCAATCTTTGATTGGAGAGCTGAAGACGGCACGAATGGAAGATACACGCTTTGGAGATTTGAAATTTCGCTTGGGATATCCCCAG ATGTATCAGCACCAAGGAAATTGCGAGCATCTGTTCGTGATAAGCGATTGTCGATTGTTGGCGACAACAGACATTCTGACGCGATCCCGATATCCGTGGCTGAACTCTTACGGATTTTCTCGAGATGTCCCTTGCAACATCTGTGGCCACTGTCAGGCGCAATACATTGTACAGAACAGCACTCGACACATCTTCGATCCTGCCTACATTTGTGAAAATTGCCTTGAGACGTACCATTACACTGAGGATGGAGAGAAAATAGGAGACTTCGAGCTGCACCGGTACACCCTCACGATGGTTCGTACTGAAGAGGAAGCAGACAGCGAGGAAGCATCTACTTCACAATAA
- the LOC121588495 gene encoding ubiquitin thioesterase trabid-like: protein MSGSSSTNKLDHQQQEQETVQQQQQQQEQQQPLDETQQQEQQCPQQQPKWVCEYCTYENYPLSLKCIMCKGPKPLLKEDIFRLSPTQQLSATSRSNPNLASGAVKSPSITELDSNQRWPCSACTYLNLPHTRRCLQCDTVRKEDQQDHHQQHHNHQQQKVISEYDSISEHLNAMNICRSVPSPGEDGIVSTSGAGSGKRNRNNSPASGGSYGSSSRLGTNANDGEPATGKGCASDAKHSPSPVSSSPVSTMSRAVASSQVNAGKWFCAVCTYENWPKSLKCSMCLHPRDSTTSTVGSRSNQAAAKASPEHDENTINVASNIMVNNKRNQQFVGHADSINNMDACKQERYLQLLRRQPDWDWLNACVGIAENNIGAVEAYLECGGDPSRALTSAEAFLISRNNCAFDVGHTLIHLAIRFHRDEMLPLLLAQISGSGPGIKRVPAYVAPDLASDIRRHFAQSLRIRKASFNCQFVNEHATFSLPADIEELPLVLQEQLYEELLDKDAQKQLEMPPPALNWSLEITDRLGSRLMVLWNRSAGDCLLDSVMQATWGVFDRDNTLRRALADSLHQCSHIFYPRWKENELFQAALLQYTVAEMQLEKDWNTLLSLASHPGSSLEQLHIFALAHIMRRPIVVYGVKYVKSFRGEDIGFARFEGVYLPLLWEQSFCITSPIALGYTRGHFSALVPTEPYSRIDATRDDREDITFLPLMDCEMKLLPIHFLTKNEIGREEMLLRQWLEVCETEGGLLVAQQKLHKRPLLVAQLLEEWLNHYRRIAISRLF, encoded by the exons ATGTCGGGTTCGTCGTCTACGAACAAGCTAGATCATCAACAACAAGAGCAGGAAActgtacagcagcaacagcagcagcaagagcaaCAACAGCCGCTAGATGAaacacagcagcaggagcaacaATGTCCCCAGCAGCAACCGAAATGGGTGTGCGAATACTGTACGTACGAGAACTACCCGTTGTCTCTTAAGTGCATCATGTGCAAGGGTCCCAAACCACTGCTTAAGGAGGACATATTTCG CCTTAGTCCAACGCAGCAGCTCAGTGCGACGAGCCGATCGAACCCAAATCTCGCTAGTGGGGCTGTAAAATCGCCTTCGATCACCGAGCTCGACTCTAATCAGCGATGGCCATGCTCGGCGTGCACCTACCTGAACCTACCCCACACCAGGCGCTGCCTGCAGTGCGATACCGTGCGCAAGGAGGACCAGCAGgatcatcaccagcagcaccacaaccaccaacaGCAGAAAGTGATAAGCGAGTACGATAGCATTAGCGAACATTTAAACGCGATGAATATTTGCCGAAGTGTTCCTAGCCCCGGAGAGGACGGTATTGTTTCAACTAGCGGCGCAGGAAGCGGCAAGCGCAATCGGAACAATTCGCCCGCTTCGGGCGGCTCGTACGGTTCCAGTTCGCGTCTGGGGACGAACGCAAACGACGGCGAACCGGCGACCGGTAAAGGCTGTGCGAGTGATGCCAAACACTCACCCTCTCCAGTGTCCTCCTCGCCCGTCAGTACTATGAGCCGAGCGGTGGCCAGCTCCCAGGTCAACGCAGGGAAGTGGTTCTGCGCCGTGTGCACGTACGAAAATTGGCCCAAATCGCTCAAGTGTTCGATGTGCTTGCATCCTCGTGATTCCACCACCAGTACGGTGGGCAGTAGAAGCAATCAGGCCGCAGCGAAAGCGTCACCCGAACACGACGAAAACACCATCAACGTGGCTAGCAACATTATGGTGAACAACAAGCGCAACCAACAGTTCGTGGGCCATGCGGACTCGATCAACAATATGGATGCGTGCAAGCAGGAACGCTACCTGCAGCTGCTGCGCCGGCAGCCGGACTGGGATTGGCTGAACGCTTGCGTGGGCATTGCGGAAAACAATATCGGCGCGGTGGAAGCGTACCTAGAGTGTGGCGGCGATCCGAGCCGAGCCCTCACCTCGGCCGAAGCGTTCCTGATCAGTCGCAACAACTGTGCATTCGATGTGGGCCACACGCTGATTCATCTCGCTATACGGTTCCATCGGGATGAAATGTTACCGCTGCTGTTGGCGCAAATTTCCGGCTCGGGACCCGGTATCAAGCGGGTGCCGGCCTATGTGGCGCCCGATCTGGCCAGCGACATACGCCGCCACTTTGCCCAGTCCCTCCGAATACGGAAGGCTTCGTTCAACTGCCAGTTTGTGAACGAGCATGCGACGTTTTCGTTGCCGGCCGACATCGAGGAGCTGCCGCTGGTGCTGCAGGAGCAGCTGTACGAGGAGCTGCTAGACAAGGATGCGCAGAAGCAGCTGGAAATGCCACCGCCCGCCTTGAACTGGTCGCTCGAAATCACCGACCGGTTGGGTTCGCGGCTGATGGTGCTGTGGAATCGAAGTGCCGGCGACTGCTTGCTCGATTCCGTCATGCAGGCCACCTGGGGTGTGTTCGATCGCGATAACACTCTCCGGCGGGCGCTAGCCGATAGTTTGCATCAATGCAGCCACAT ATTTTATCCCCGCTGGAAGGAGAATGAACTGTTCCAGGCGGCATTGCTCCAGTACACCGTGGCCGAGATGCAACTGGAGAAGGATTGGAACACGCTGCTGTCGCTGGCTAGTCACCCGGGCTCGTCGCTAGAGCAGCTGCACATTTTCGCCCTGGCACACATCATGCGCCGACCGATCGTCGTGTACGGTGTCAAGTACGTTAAGAGCTTCCGCGGAGAGGACATTGGATTCGCCCGCTTCGAGGGTGTCTATCTGCCGCTGCTGTGGGAGCAAAGCTTCTGCATCACTTCACCGATCGCACTCGGCTATACGCGCGGTCATTTTAGTGCACTGGTTCCGACCGAACCGTACTCGCGAATCGATGCAACGCGCGACGACCGGGAAGACATTACCTTTCTGCCTCTGATGGACTGTGAGATGAAGCTACTGCCAATTCactttttaacgaaaaatgaG ATTGGTCGCGAGGAAATGTTACTCCGCCAGTGGCTGGAGGTGTGCGAAACGGAGGGCGGACTGCTCGTCGCTCAGCAGAAGCTTCACAAACGTCCACTATTAGTCGCTCAACTGCTTGAGGAATGGCTTAACCACTATCGAAGAATAGC GATCTCGAGGCTGTTTTAA
- the LOC121588849 gene encoding uncharacterized protein LOC121588849 isoform X2: protein MLRASGIMAVMEVMAVTMGMEDTEDMEVDISRTAMVTDILVNMAAMEDTTVDTVDMAVTAGTADTVDMEDTVDMVAMEEFDPISDKGLTTVSLHL from the exons ATGCTACGAGCTTCT GGTATAATGGCGGTTATGGAGGTTATGGCGGTTACAATGGGTATGGAGGATACGGAGGATATGGAGGTGGATATCAGCCGTACGGCTATGGTTACG gaTATCCTGGTAAATATGGCAGCTATGGAGGATACAACGGTGGATACGGTGGATATGGCGGTTACGGCGGGTACGGCGGATACGGTGGATATGGAGGATACGGTGGATATGGTGGCTATGGAGGAATTCGACCCTATTTCCGATAAAGGTTTGACCACTGTATCGTTACATCTTTAA
- the LOC121588849 gene encoding neuropeptide-like protein 31 isoform X1, with protein MLRASVVLLVLVAIVSGAAATFGYGLLGGTGYNGGYGGYGGYNGYGGYGGYGGGYQPYGYGYGYPGKYGSYGGYNGGYGGYGGYGGYGGYGGYGGYGGYGGYGGIRPYFR; from the exons ATGCTACGAGCTTCT GTTGTGTTACTCGTTTTGGTTGCGATTGTGTCTGGCGCGGCCGCCACCTTCGGATACGGACTGCTGGGTGGAACAG GGTATAATGGCGGTTATGGAGGTTATGGCGGTTACAATGGGTATGGAGGATACGGAGGATATGGAGGTGGATATCAGCCGTACGGCTATGGTTACG gaTATCCTGGTAAATATGGCAGCTATGGAGGATACAACGGTGGATACGGTGGATATGGCGGTTACGGCGGGTACGGCGGATACGGTGGATATGGAGGATACGGTGGATATGGTGGCTATGGAGGAATTCGACCCTATTTCCGATAA